The genomic region GTCGGTCAGCGCCACCGCCCGCGCCGCGTCGCCGGCGGCCAGCGCCGTCCGCGCCTTGCGGAGCGGCCACTCCTGCCACCACTCGGCACCGAGCGCGACTGCCAGCGCCCCGGCGACCGACACGACGACGAGCGCCACCAGCCGACCGAACCGGTACCACGACGAGGGACGGCTCATGACCGGCCTCCGCTCGGGCGCCCCGAGTCGTCGAGCGGGACCGGCTCCTGCCCCTCGGTCACGCGCCAATGGCGGTCGCCGCCGAGCGAGACCCGATCGACGCGCCCCGACGGCCAGTGGATCGTGACGGCGGCCGGTTCGCTTCCCGGCGGCAGCGTGAACAGGAGCCGCGGGTCGTGGCTGGCCATGTAGCTGCCCCCGGCGACGACCGGCCGCACCATCCGGATCGGCCCGCACACCATCTCGACGCGGCCGCCGACCGGCGGGACTCGGCCGGCCGTCTCGAGCTCGAGGCCGAGGAACCGCCCCGGTGCCGCGGTGTCGTTGCGCAACAGCGCGAACGGGGAATCGTTGTGGGCGACGGCGATGTCGAGGTCGCCGTCGTTGTCATAGTCGCCCCCGGCGACGCCACGGCCGAGGTAGGTGCCGTGGAAGTAGTCACCGACGACGTCGGCGGAGACGTCGGCGAACCGCTCCTTGTCGATCCGCCGCAGGAGCTGCGGGGTCATCCGCTCGGGGATGTAGTTCGGGCCGAGGACGTGGCCGGTGGCGTTGAACATCTCGAGCTTTCCGTCGCGGTCCCAGTCGAGTGCGACGGTCCCGAAGCCGAGATTGTCGAAGCTCGTGGCAGCGATCCGCGTCCGCCGGCTCTCGTCGGCGAATTGGAGCCGGCCGAGGTTGTGGTAGAGCGTGTTCTTCGCCTTGTAGAAGTGGCACAGGAAGATGTCGGGGCGGGCGTCGTCGTTGAGGTCGTCGATCACGATCCCCATCGTGGCCTCGTTCTCCCCGCGGTCGCTCACCGCACAGCCGCGGTCGAACGCCACTTCCTCGTAGCGGACGCGCGGCACCGATCCGGTCGGCGTCGGCTCGGTGCTGGTGCCGGCGACATACAGGTAGTTCGGGGTCATGTCGTTGCCGACGTAGATCTCGGGCTTGAGGTCGTCGTCGAGATCGGCGACGGCGACACACAACCCCTTGCCCGCCCCCTCGCTCTCCACGAATCCCAGCTCGGCCGCCGCAGGGGCGAAGGTCCCGTCGCCGCGGCCGCGGTACACGGCGTCCTGCTCGCCGCGGTAATTGCCCGGACCGCAGTAGCCCTCGCGCGAGGCATATTCGGTCGCGCCGACGACTTCGGCGCCGACGAAGCAGGGGCGCGCGTTGGCCGGCACGTTGTCGAGGAAATTGGTGACGTAGATGTCGAGGATGCCGTCGAAGTCGAGGTCGGTGAACACGGCGCCGGTGCCCCAGTTGTCGTCGCCGACGCCGGCCGGGCCGGTCACGGCGGTGAACGTCCCGTCGCCGTTGTTGCGCAGCAGGGCGTTGGGGCCGTAGTTGGCCAGGTACAGGTCGGGGAACCCGTCGGCGTCGTAATCCCCGACCGCCACACCCTGGCTGTAGGTCGGATCGACGACCGCCGCCGGCGCGGTGACGTCGGTGAAGCTCACGCTGCCGTCGGCCCCACGGCCACGGCTGCGGAACAGCCGATCGGGCGCGTCGCGCTCGGGCCCCTTCGAATACTCGATCCGGCCACCGTTGGTGAGAAACAGGTCGAGCCAGCCGTCGCGGTCGAAGTCGATCCAGGCCACGCCCCCGCCCATGATCTCGACGACCAACCAGCGCCCGGGCACCGCGTCGCGGTCGAACGTGAAGTCGACCCCCGCGGCGCGGGCCACGTCGGTGAACACCGGCGTGACGGCGCCCCGTTGGCTGGCGGTGGAGCGGCCCGGCGACCGCTCGGGCGCCACGACCGGCTCGGCGGCCCGCGGCGCCGCCGCCGCGCCTGCGGCAGGCCGCGCTCCTGCCGCCGGGGCGGGCGGAGAACGGCTGCAGCCGCCGACAATCGCGAGCGCCGCCAAGCTCCCGACACCGACAATCGCCACCAGCCGCCACTGGCGCGTCGCGCAGGTTCGCTGGACCACGCTCATCGGACCTCCCCCAGGTCGACGACGGTCGGATCCCCGTCGGCGGTGGTCGGCTCGATCACGACATACTCGCGCCCAGCGGCGAGACCCGCGACCGACGAACGGCCGCCGTGGGGCCAGCGGATCTCGAGCCCTGCCGACGGCTCGGTCCGCAACACGGCGAACGCCAGGCGCGGATCACGCGACGACAGATAGCCCCCGCCTCCCTTGACGGGGCGGTGCTGCGTCGGCCCGGTGGAGCCGCGCAGGGTGACGCTCGAGCCGATCGCGTCGCGGTTGCCGCGCGTGCCCACGAGGCGGACGACGAGCGCCTGCGTCGCGGTCGCCGCCGAGGCGGCATCGTTGCGGAGCAGGGCGGCCGGCTCGTCGCGGTGGTTGAAGGCGAGGTCGGCGTCGCCGTCGCCGTCGAGATCGGCGGCGACCACCGCCCGCCCCTGGTGGAGATCGACGAATGGCGTGCCGAGCGTGGCGGCGGGCACGGGGGCGAACCGGGTGCCCCGATTGGCGAGCACGAGCAGCGGCTGCCGCAGGCTCTCGGCCCCGCGGACCTCGCGCCGTTCGTCCCCCACGTGGCCGTTGGCGATGACCACGTCCTCGCGGCCGTCGCCGTCGAAGTCGGCGAACTGCACCCCCCAGCCGACCAGCGGCAGCCCCGGGGGGCCGATCCCGCTGCGCTCGCTGGCATCGTGAAACGTGCCCCCGCCCGCGTTGGCGAAGAACAGGTCGTACTCCCCCTCGAAGTCCGTGACGATCAGGTCGCAGCG from Planctomycetota bacterium harbors:
- a CDS encoding CRTAC1 family protein, giving the protein MSVVQRTCATRQWRLVAIVGVGSLAALAIVGGCSRSPPAPAAGARPAAGAAAAPRAAEPVVAPERSPGRSTASQRGAVTPVFTDVARAAGVDFTFDRDAVPGRWLVVEIMGGGVAWIDFDRDGWLDLFLTNGGRIEYSKGPERDAPDRLFRSRGRGADGSVSFTDVTAPAAVVDPTYSQGVAVGDYDADGFPDLYLANYGPNALLRNNGDGTFTAVTGPAGVGDDNWGTGAVFTDLDFDGILDIYVTNFLDNVPANARPCFVGAEVVGATEYASREGYCGPGNYRGEQDAVYRGRGDGTFAPAAAELGFVESEGAGKGLCVAVADLDDDLKPEIYVGNDMTPNYLYVAGTSTEPTPTGSVPRVRYEEVAFDRGCAVSDRGENEATMGIVIDDLNDDARPDIFLCHFYKAKNTLYHNLGRLQFADESRRTRIAATSFDNLGFGTVALDWDRDGKLEMFNATGHVLGPNYIPERMTPQLLRRIDKERFADVSADVVGDYFHGTYLGRGVAGGDYDNDGDLDIAVAHNDSPFALLRNDTAAPGRFLGLELETAGRVPPVGGRVEMVCGPIRMVRPVVAGGSYMASHDPRLLFTLPPGSEPAAVTIHWPSGRVDRVSLGGDRHWRVTEGQEPVPLDDSGRPSGGRS